One Vallitalea pronyensis genomic region harbors:
- a CDS encoding AIR synthase family protein — protein MKLGKVPETILKRSVFKQLSTRRKEVLVRPHVGEDCSVLQFESDEVCVVSTDPITAALEDIGSLAVHITANDLASSGAEPVGILLTILLPEGFMEEELRKIMQDINGVCETLHIEVIGGHTEVTNAVNKPVISVTGIGKAPKEQLVLTGTAKPGQDIILTKWAGLEGTAIIAKDHEDVLSKHFNRELMDEAIALGNHLSVVEEARVAMKHGVSSMHDVTEGGVFGALWELGACSNVGLEVVLDDIPVKQCTIEICEYYGINPYKLISSGCMLMTADDGNGLIEQLQKSGIHATIIGKIMASKNRIVIQSDTRRALTPPKTDELYKVMGKS, from the coding sequence ATGAAGCTGGGGAAAGTACCGGAAACAATCCTTAAGCGTTCAGTTTTTAAACAGCTTAGCACCCGTAGAAAAGAAGTACTTGTACGACCTCATGTGGGAGAAGATTGTTCAGTTTTACAATTTGAATCCGATGAAGTATGTGTGGTATCAACAGATCCCATTACAGCAGCTCTAGAAGACATTGGATCATTGGCCGTGCATATTACTGCTAATGATCTTGCATCAAGTGGAGCTGAGCCTGTGGGAATCTTATTGACCATCTTATTACCAGAGGGTTTTATGGAAGAAGAGCTTAGAAAAATAATGCAGGATATTAACGGTGTTTGCGAGACATTACATATAGAAGTTATTGGTGGACATACAGAAGTGACAAACGCAGTGAATAAGCCTGTTATTTCAGTTACAGGTATAGGAAAAGCACCTAAAGAACAATTGGTATTAACAGGTACGGCAAAACCTGGACAAGACATTATTTTAACAAAATGGGCTGGCCTGGAAGGTACAGCCATCATTGCTAAAGATCATGAAGACGTGTTAAGCAAACATTTTAACCGTGAACTCATGGACGAAGCCATTGCATTAGGGAATCATCTATCCGTTGTAGAAGAAGCTAGGGTGGCTATGAAGCATGGTGTATCGTCCATGCATGATGTGACAGAAGGCGGCGTATTTGGTGCTTTATGGGAATTAGGCGCATGTTCAAATGTTGGTCTTGAAGTCGTACTGGATGATATTCCTGTTAAACAATGCACCATTGAAATCTGTGAATACTACGGCATTAATCCCTACAAGCTTATTTCAAGCGGTTGTATGCTCATGACAGCGGATGATGGCAATGGCTTAATTGAACAGTTGCAAAAGTCTGGAATTCATGCTACTATTATTGGTAAGATTATGGCCAGCAAGAACAGAATTGTTATACAATCGGACACACGACGAGCCTTGACACCTCCAAAAACCGATGAATTGTATAAGGTGATGGGTAAGTCATAA
- a CDS encoding VanW family protein — protein MDKQNNSHKGRKWIIIVVIVIIAMGTGFGTYYYLQNKQMESIVNRDVIYEGITIEGVDVGGLTKEEALYKVGNVINENIFNKEINMHYKDKHYVKPYDYFEFKSNFEEVVNKAYQHFKSGKLRTRYNAIMKLKENQIDFAIENGYNQGKINEFIESIKNDFHVEAKDAIIHRKNGEFIIEDEIIGLSFDVASSVASVKEAVDNFKEEAELVITEIQPKYTAAYYGAISDVLGEYSTSHNSNRLRTQNLKIAASRINGTLLHPGEDLETHVLISPINKANGYKEAPIIIQGEIKDGLGGGVCQISSTLYNAALFAELDIIERQNHSMPVSYTAKGRDATMSGNQIDFVFENSTKYPIYVESFVTGGKVYMRIYGKDERKSTRSLQFKPVIIQKIAPPPPTHVNDDTLEAGTQVVKRKAVNGYKVKLYKYIYDDGKYVEKQVVNSSYYRPVGSIIRVGTKQPADVIINPEDGAIPVDAIKDSETVETMAPIEDNNEGTTSAPVEDNSEGTADSPVEGNEEGTDSPVEGNQEGTSSTPEDDTSSTTPANPDTDADPQPVNPTDAQIDTDVTTDTNEGVDVDEAGESTGNNP, from the coding sequence TTGGACAAACAAAATAACTCACATAAGGGAAGAAAATGGATTATCATAGTCGTTATTGTGATTATTGCCATGGGTACTGGATTTGGTACCTATTATTACCTTCAAAATAAACAGATGGAGAGTATTGTAAATAGAGACGTTATATACGAAGGCATCACCATAGAAGGTGTAGATGTAGGTGGCTTAACCAAGGAAGAAGCTTTATATAAAGTGGGTAACGTCATCAACGAGAATATTTTTAATAAAGAAATAAACATGCATTATAAAGATAAACATTATGTCAAACCCTATGATTACTTTGAATTTAAATCAAATTTTGAGGAAGTTGTCAATAAAGCTTATCAACATTTCAAATCTGGGAAATTAAGAACACGTTATAACGCTATCATGAAATTAAAAGAAAATCAAATTGATTTTGCCATAGAAAATGGCTATAATCAAGGTAAAATAAATGAATTCATCGAATCCATTAAAAATGACTTTCATGTAGAAGCAAAAGATGCTATAATACATAGAAAAAATGGTGAATTTATTATTGAAGATGAAATAATTGGCTTATCTTTTGATGTTGCCAGTAGTGTAGCATCTGTTAAAGAAGCTGTTGATAATTTTAAAGAAGAAGCGGAGCTGGTGATAACTGAAATTCAGCCCAAATACACCGCTGCTTATTATGGTGCAATTTCGGATGTATTAGGTGAGTACAGTACCAGTCACAATAGTAACCGATTACGAACACAAAATCTTAAAATTGCAGCCAGTAGAATCAATGGTACCCTTCTTCATCCTGGTGAAGACCTAGAAACCCATGTATTGATTAGCCCTATTAATAAAGCCAATGGGTATAAAGAAGCTCCCATTATTATCCAAGGTGAAATAAAAGATGGTCTTGGAGGCGGGGTCTGTCAAATATCCAGTACACTCTATAATGCTGCTCTATTTGCTGAGCTTGATATAATAGAACGTCAGAATCATTCCATGCCTGTTTCGTATACAGCAAAAGGAAGAGACGCTACCATGTCTGGTAATCAGATTGATTTTGTTTTTGAGAACAGTACAAAATACCCCATCTATGTGGAGAGTTTTGTAACAGGTGGGAAAGTATATATGCGTATCTATGGGAAGGATGAGCGTAAATCTACCCGTTCATTACAGTTTAAACCTGTTATCATACAGAAGATTGCGCCACCACCGCCAACCCATGTGAATGATGATACATTAGAAGCTGGAACCCAAGTGGTTAAGCGTAAAGCCGTTAATGGCTATAAAGTAAAGCTGTATAAATATATTTACGATGATGGAAAATATGTGGAAAAACAAGTGGTAAACTCAAGTTATTATCGTCCTGTAGGGTCCATTATTCGCGTTGGCACCAAGCAGCCAGCAGACGTCATCATTAATCCAGAAGATGGAGCTATACCTGTAGACGCTATCAAAGACAGTGAAACAGTAGAAACCATGGCGCCTATTGAAGACAACAATGAAGGAACAACCAGTGCACCTGTAGAGGACAATAGTGAGGGTACAGCTGATTCACCAGTAGAGGGTAATGAAGAAGGTACTGATTCACCGGTAGAAGGTAATCAAGAAGGCACCTCAAGTACACCTGAGGATGATACTTCAAGTACTACCCCAGCAAACCCTGACACAGATGCTGATCCTCAACCTGTTAATCCCACAGATGCTCAAATAGATACAGATGTGACAACAGATACCAATGAAGGAGTCGATGTTGATGAAGCTGGGGAAAGTACCGGAAACAATCCTTAA
- a CDS encoding flavodoxin domain-containing protein — MKRVTPDVLVAYASKHGSTEKIARWIGKEIRGNVDVLDVEQISNLNYDYVILGTPIYEHKPLPSMSQFVEQNSGQLENKAKSVFVVASDNELRSKREQNIQAFTKIIPGEINQTAVFAGEVDEQELSNQEQHSVNSYLNSISKPVGSYTKLNEKKCREFGKSLNRFL, encoded by the coding sequence ATGAAGAGAGTAACACCAGATGTCTTGGTTGCATATGCCTCCAAGCACGGTAGTACAGAGAAGATAGCTCGTTGGATTGGAAAAGAGATAAGGGGAAATGTAGATGTTCTTGACGTAGAACAGATTAGTAATCTTAACTATGACTATGTGATATTAGGAACGCCTATCTATGAACATAAGCCTCTTCCATCCATGAGTCAGTTTGTTGAACAAAACAGTGGACAATTAGAAAATAAAGCAAAATCTGTGTTTGTGGTTGCATCTGATAATGAATTAAGGTCAAAAAGAGAACAAAATATACAGGCTTTTACCAAGATCATTCCAGGAGAAATTAATCAAACAGCAGTTTTTGCAGGTGAAGTGGATGAGCAGGAATTGAGTAATCAGGAACAACATAGTGTGAACAGTTATTTGAACTCCATTTCAAAACCTGTTGGAAGTTATACAAAATTGAATGAAAAAAAATGCAGAGAATTTGGTAAATCCCTGAATCGCTTCTTGTAG
- a CDS encoding S-layer homology domain-containing protein — translation MKRTFVVIVSLLLTCHVLSNTVTAVTDKQQYAGDQLHTLGLMRGYTDGTLQLQNSIKRAEVAALLVRTLGYDKKDVAGTAKTFSDVKNDSWAKNDIQKAFKLKLIVGDPGGTFRPDDQISYAEVVTIMVNALGKNQNLEGDWPTNYITKAKQLGIISQGDNGDIKRKVTRGEVSLILWDTILAKNS, via the coding sequence GTGAAAAGAACATTTGTCGTTATCGTAAGCCTTCTGCTAACATGCCATGTATTATCCAATACCGTTACAGCTGTCACAGATAAGCAGCAATATGCAGGAGACCAATTACATACCTTAGGTTTAATGAGAGGTTATACCGACGGAACATTGCAATTACAGAATTCAATTAAAAGAGCAGAAGTGGCTGCGTTATTAGTAAGAACACTAGGATATGACAAAAAAGATGTGGCAGGTACCGCTAAAACCTTTAGTGATGTAAAAAATGATTCATGGGCTAAAAATGATATTCAAAAAGCATTTAAGTTAAAATTAATTGTTGGTGATCCAGGGGGTACATTCCGACCCGATGACCAGATTAGTTATGCGGAAGTTGTGACCATCATGGTTAATGCTTTAGGAAAAAATCAGAATCTTGAAGGTGACTGGCCTACTAATTATATTACCAAAGCAAAACAATTAGGCATTATATCTCAAGGTGATAATGGGGATATTAAGCGAAAGGTAACCCGAGGTGAAGTAAGTCTTATTCTTTGGGATACAATCCTCGCTAAAAATAGTTAA
- the aroF gene encoding 3-deoxy-7-phosphoheptulonate synthase, giving the protein MVIVMKAKATRQTINKITKRLEDMSITVHETIGSNYSILGLIGDTTMLSKEQLESYDDVEKVIRVQHPFKLANRLFHPEDTVVKVGDTTVGGDTVTVMAGPCSVETEEQVIQIAMDVKEAGATILRGGAFKPRSSPYSFQGLGEEGLKLLKKAKEATGLPIVSEAICLDTIELVAEYADIIQIGARNMQNFALLKKAGLTKKPILLKRGLSATIEEWLMAAEYIMAGGNKDVILCERGIRTYETYTRNTLDLSAVPVIKEISHLPIIVDPSHATGKWKMVSPLSKGALAVGADGLMIEVHNDPINALCDGGQSLKPSKFKKLMEELGIYMN; this is encoded by the coding sequence ATGGTAATCGTAATGAAAGCAAAAGCAACAAGACAGACTATTAATAAAATAACAAAAAGACTGGAAGATATGAGCATAACAGTCCATGAGACCATAGGTTCTAATTATAGTATTTTAGGGCTTATTGGTGACACAACCATGCTTAGCAAAGAACAGCTGGAATCCTATGATGATGTGGAAAAAGTCATAAGGGTACAACATCCTTTTAAACTGGCCAATCGTCTATTTCATCCTGAAGATACGGTGGTGAAGGTTGGCGATACGACGGTTGGTGGTGATACCGTAACGGTTATGGCTGGTCCTTGTTCTGTGGAGACGGAGGAACAAGTGATTCAAATTGCTATGGATGTGAAGGAAGCAGGAGCGACCATTCTTAGAGGCGGGGCTTTCAAACCTAGAAGTTCACCATACAGCTTCCAAGGCCTTGGGGAAGAAGGACTGAAGTTATTAAAAAAAGCAAAAGAAGCAACAGGTTTACCCATTGTATCTGAAGCCATCTGTCTTGATACCATCGAGCTTGTAGCAGAATATGCCGACATTATACAGATTGGTGCACGTAATATGCAGAACTTTGCATTACTCAAAAAAGCAGGTCTTACCAAGAAACCTATCTTACTGAAACGGGGATTAAGTGCAACCATTGAAGAATGGTTAATGGCGGCGGAATACATTATGGCAGGCGGTAACAAAGATGTTATTCTGTGCGAACGTGGTATCCGTACTTATGAAACCTATACAAGAAATACATTGGACCTTAGTGCCGTACCTGTCATTAAAGAAATTAGCCATCTGCCCATTATCGTTGACCCAAGTCACGCAACTGGAAAATGGAAAATGGTCAGTCCACTATCAAAAGGTGCATTGGCTGTAGGCGCAGACGGGCTTATGATAGAGGTTCACAATGACCCTATTAATGCTTTATGTGATGGGGGACAATCTTTAAAACCATCGAAATTTAAAAAGCTTATGGAAGAATTAGGTATTTATATGAATTAA
- the pheA gene encoding prephenate dehydratase has protein sequence MTVLKVGFQGVKGAYSEEALIQFFGDTVEPVTHKTFEDVCKALEDDTITYGVLPIENSSTGAITDVYDLLNKYDCYIVGESRVKVNHHLMGIPGSTIEDIKDVYSHPQGFEQSKDYLSGYNWKLIPYYNTAKSAEYVMNQNKKQIAAIASKKAAQIYGLHILANQINSNHQNTTRFVILGKNLTSDNTCNKISVVLSTPHKAGALYHVLKHFAENDINMLKIESRPVGHTPWEYYFYIDFEGNMNDTIIKDALAHMSKDCHHFKLLGNYKKSN, from the coding sequence ATGACCGTATTAAAAGTTGGGTTTCAAGGTGTGAAAGGTGCCTATAGCGAAGAAGCGCTTATACAATTTTTTGGTGATACCGTGGAACCTGTTACCCACAAAACCTTTGAAGATGTCTGCAAAGCACTAGAAGATGATACCATTACATATGGGGTATTGCCTATTGAAAACTCCTCCACAGGCGCTATTACAGATGTCTATGATCTGTTAAATAAATACGATTGTTACATTGTTGGGGAATCCAGAGTTAAGGTAAATCATCACTTAATGGGTATTCCAGGGAGTACCATTGAGGATATAAAAGATGTCTATTCCCACCCCCAAGGCTTCGAACAGAGTAAAGATTATCTAAGCGGATATAATTGGAAGCTTATTCCCTATTATAACACAGCCAAAAGTGCGGAATATGTCATGAATCAAAACAAAAAACAGATTGCTGCCATAGCCAGTAAAAAAGCGGCTCAGATTTATGGTCTACATATTCTAGCCAACCAGATTAATTCAAATCACCAGAATACCACGCGTTTTGTTATATTAGGAAAAAATCTAACATCTGACAATACGTGTAATAAAATAAGTGTTGTCCTATCCACACCTCACAAAGCAGGTGCTCTTTACCATGTGTTAAAACACTTTGCGGAAAATGACATTAATATGCTGAAAATCGAATCCCGCCCTGTAGGTCATACCCCTTGGGAATACTATTTTTATATCGATTTTGAAGGTAATATGAATGACACCATCATAAAAGATGCACTGGCTCATATGTCCAAAGACTGCCATCATTTCAAATTACTAGGTAATTATAAAAAGTCAAACTAA
- the truA gene encoding tRNA pseudouridine(38-40) synthase TruA, with product MAVERNIKCVVAYDGTKYQGWQRLKNSDHTIQGKIEHVLSKMTNEKIEVMGSGRTDAGVHARWQVFNFHTRCQKSTKNMMDYMNQYLPEDIGVCQVEDVDLRFHSRFHAKKKTYIYRIWIGEYPPVFERKYVHVVTETLHLQKMKEAALLFIGEHDFQGFCSRKVKKSTVRKINHVQLKQEGHELTISVTGNGFLYNMVRIMVGTLIDIGKGTLTKETITEALDTKDRSKAGERAPAKGLILHDVSY from the coding sequence ATGGCAGTAGAGCGAAATATTAAGTGCGTTGTGGCATATGATGGTACCAAGTATCAAGGGTGGCAACGATTAAAAAACAGCGATCATACCATACAGGGTAAGATTGAACATGTCTTGTCTAAGATGACAAATGAAAAGATAGAGGTAATGGGTTCAGGTCGTACAGATGCTGGTGTTCATGCCAGGTGGCAGGTTTTTAATTTTCATACCCGTTGTCAAAAGTCCACCAAGAACATGATGGATTACATGAATCAATACCTTCCTGAGGATATAGGTGTTTGTCAAGTTGAAGATGTGGATTTACGATTCCATAGTCGTTTTCATGCCAAGAAAAAAACCTATATCTACCGCATATGGATAGGGGAGTACCCGCCTGTATTTGAGAGGAAATATGTCCATGTTGTAACAGAAACGCTTCATCTTCAAAAAATGAAAGAAGCAGCTCTATTATTTATTGGTGAGCATGATTTCCAAGGTTTTTGTTCAAGAAAAGTTAAGAAAAGCACTGTAAGAAAGATTAATCATGTTCAATTAAAACAAGAAGGTCATGAACTTACAATTTCCGTCACGGGAAATGGGTTTTTATATAATATGGTGCGTATTATGGTGGGAACATTAATAGACATTGGTAAAGGTACCCTTACAAAAGAAACTATCACCGAAGCGCTGGACACTAAAGATAGAAGCAAGGCAGGAGAAAGAGCACCTGCAAAAGGTCTTATATTGCATGATGTGAGTTATTAA
- a CDS encoding 3'-5' exonuclease: MESFVVFDIETTGISPTNHRITEIGAIKVVNNQVVEEFNQLINPEVVIPNNIVALTGITDKLVKNEPMIEDVLPEFIDFCRDFVIMGHNIAFDFSFIKANALRHKLVFEKHAIDTLTIARKVLCELPSRKLSSLCKHYAIDYLNGHRAYNDAYCTYELFNRLKQDYYEKHPELFVAKPIHWKPAKTSAITSKQKAFLAALVKRHQVILDKQIDELTKSEASQAIDRIIHLYGKAR, from the coding sequence ATGGAAAGTTTTGTCGTGTTTGATATTGAAACCACAGGGATCAGTCCAACCAATCATCGCATTACGGAGATTGGTGCGATAAAAGTTGTCAATAATCAGGTCGTTGAAGAATTTAACCAACTGATTAACCCAGAGGTGGTCATACCCAATAACATTGTTGCTCTAACAGGGATTACAGATAAGCTGGTGAAAAATGAGCCAATGATTGAAGACGTGTTACCAGAGTTCATTGACTTTTGCCGTGATTTCGTCATAATGGGTCATAACATAGCCTTTGATTTTAGTTTTATTAAAGCCAATGCTTTAAGACATAAATTGGTATTTGAGAAGCATGCCATTGACACATTGACCATAGCTCGAAAAGTACTTTGTGAATTACCTAGTCGAAAGCTTTCGTCGCTATGTAAGCATTATGCCATTGATTATCTTAATGGGCATCGCGCTTATAACGATGCTTATTGTACATATGAACTGTTCAACAGGTTAAAACAAGATTATTATGAAAAGCATCCAGAATTGTTTGTCGCAAAACCTATACATTGGAAACCTGCAAAAACATCAGCCATTACATCCAAACAAAAGGCATTCTTAGCTGCACTGGTAAAAAGACATCAAGTCATACTGGATAAGCAAATTGATGAATTGACTAAGAGTGAGGCTAGCCAAGCCATAGACCGTATCATACATTTATATGGAAAAGCAAGATAA
- a CDS encoding Hpt domain-containing protein: protein MSIHNVKSEKVDYKSALEKLGNSTKLYRIILVGFRSKYANAYEELTALNKEKKYDEACILSHSLKGVCGSLGATHLEEISRLLEDAYRHEKDIPDTFFMDLKEEIQLVLCDIHHILRCMD, encoded by the coding sequence GTGAGCATTCATAATGTAAAATCTGAAAAAGTTGATTATAAAAGTGCACTGGAGAAGTTGGGCAATTCAACGAAATTATACCGAATTATATTGGTAGGTTTTAGAAGCAAATATGCCAACGCTTATGAAGAACTGACGGCATTAAACAAAGAGAAGAAGTATGACGAAGCGTGTATTTTATCCCATAGCTTAAAAGGTGTTTGTGGCAGCCTTGGTGCAACCCACTTGGAAGAGATATCAAGACTTCTAGAAGACGCCTATCGTCATGAAAAGGACATACCGGACACATTTTTTATGGATTTAAAAGAAGAAATACAGTTGGTGTTATGTGATATTCATCATATACTCCGTTGTATGGACTAG
- the udk gene encoding uridine kinase: MEKPIIIGIAGGTGSGKTTLVKKLNDVLGDEVVALTHDYYYKAYDHLPLAERKQLNFDHPNLFDTDMLIDDLKALKKGDSVERPIYSFSEYTRMKETVKVESKKVIIIEGILIFENKELRELLDIKVYVDTDADVRIIRRILRDVKERGRDLDSVITQYLNTVKIMHEEFVEPSKKHADIIIPEGGHNEVACSMLIDKIRALLNE; the protein is encoded by the coding sequence ATGGAAAAGCCAATCATAATAGGGATTGCAGGAGGAACGGGTTCAGGAAAAACCACTCTTGTTAAGAAACTGAACGATGTACTTGGAGATGAAGTGGTTGCACTAACCCATGATTATTATTACAAAGCCTATGATCATCTACCGTTAGCAGAACGCAAGCAATTGAATTTTGATCATCCTAATTTATTTGATACGGACATGTTAATTGATGATTTAAAAGCTTTGAAAAAGGGTGATTCCGTTGAAAGACCAATTTACAGTTTTTCAGAATACACACGGATGAAAGAAACGGTTAAAGTTGAATCAAAAAAAGTGATTATTATTGAAGGTATATTGATATTTGAAAACAAAGAGCTGAGGGAGCTCTTGGATATAAAGGTATATGTGGACACAGATGCAGATGTACGTATTATTCGAAGAATACTGCGTGATGTAAAAGAAAGAGGCAGAGATTTAGATTCTGTTATTACCCAGTATCTTAATACTGTGAAGATTATGCATGAAGAATTTGTGGAGCCTAGTAAGAAACATGCTGACATTATTATTCCTGAAGGTGGACATAATGAAGTAGCTTGTTCCATGTTAATTGACAAGATAAGAGCGCTGCTTAACGAATAA
- a CDS encoding right-handed parallel beta-helix repeat-containing protein: MAIKHVPSEFPTINEALANAKPCDTILIASGVFTNFGDTVIPANLNTIRIVGEGFDKTIIDGSACPDSVGITLSESSFITVESLTLKGFNDNGILVRSNNNIINNVRVMNTELPFANKDGIRIEGSYNMCINCQSMNNGADGIGVSGDNNYIIQCRVSNNNIDGIGISGSNNLMFGNIAENHTNSGDGIFSTDPSNIYINNIARLNSDDGIDLESNNNLLLFNVCSHNGNDGIEVSSNNIVWGNKVTENLNGIGTSSDDRSNIIDENMCTDNIENGMLIDGDSNIIDRNCMADNDETGIFLGSTSEDNCYRSNLIKNNGTNVIDKGTNNVMDSNIIKKPKKKKPCH, from the coding sequence ATGGCGATAAAGCATGTTCCAAGTGAATTTCCAACGATTAATGAAGCGTTAGCGAATGCAAAACCTTGCGATACCATCTTGATTGCTAGTGGTGTGTTTACTAATTTTGGTGACACCGTTATACCTGCTAATTTAAATACTATCCGCATTGTGGGTGAAGGTTTTGACAAGACGATAATCGATGGAAGTGCCTGCCCAGATTCTGTTGGTATAACCCTATCTGAATCATCATTTATAACAGTAGAAAGTCTTACTTTAAAGGGATTTAATGATAACGGCATATTAGTGAGATCTAATAACAACATTATCAATAATGTCAGAGTCATGAATACTGAGTTGCCTTTTGCCAATAAAGATGGTATACGCATTGAAGGCAGCTATAACATGTGTATTAATTGTCAATCCATGAATAATGGTGCTGATGGTATAGGTGTATCTGGTGATAATAATTATATTATCCAGTGTAGAGTATCCAATAACAATATTGATGGTATAGGAATCTCTGGGTCGAATAATCTTATGTTTGGTAATATAGCTGAAAACCATACCAATTCTGGTGATGGCATCTTTAGTACTGACCCATCAAACATCTATATCAATAACATAGCAAGGTTAAACAGTGACGATGGTATCGATTTAGAATCAAATAACAACCTACTACTCTTCAATGTTTGTTCTCATAATGGTAATGATGGTATAGAAGTTTCCTCTAATAATATAGTGTGGGGCAATAAAGTCACTGAAAATCTAAATGGTATTGGTACAAGCAGTGATGATCGTTCTAACATAATAGACGAAAACATGTGTACAGACAATATTGAAAACGGCATGTTGATAGATGGCGATAGCAATATTATCGATAGAAATTGCATGGCAGATAATGATGAAACAGGTATTTTCTTAGGCTCAACCTCAGAAGATAATTGTTATCGATCAAATCTTATTAAAAATAATGGAACCAATGTTATTGATAAAGGCACTAATAATGTCATGGATTCAAATATCATAAAAAAACCTAAGAAGAAAAAGCCGTGCCATTAA